A window of the Phaseolus vulgaris cultivar G19833 chromosome 5, P. vulgaris v2.0, whole genome shotgun sequence genome harbors these coding sequences:
- the LOC137834112 gene encoding zinc finger BED domain-containing protein RICESLEEPER 2-like: MDEECNMPIYEFELEEDDNTEKQSKIVEPEKKKRDKTSTSNCWRNTVKADIGRMYMKEKIILKELIASIPSRICLTSDLWTSINIEGFISLTSHFVDLNRKLNTKLLNFCHMPPPYTGLKVLGDALDQIRNSIKYVKGSESRMVKFKQCFERFSDIDASSGLCLDVPTRWNSTYLMINSALKYQRVFGSLHLVDESYKYCPTEEEWERAGKICKFLLPFYEITNLISATSYPTSNLYFLQFWKIQCLLMKNVKDEDVLIKNMAKLMIVKFEKYWDEYSVVIAFGATLDPRMKLETLGFCFEKIDSLTWELKLEKIKEKIYKLFAEYSTKGFTTSSSVQKQKQGQSSFSSSMSKPSLFYELKMRKLQVANKAGRSQLDTYLDEPTLDFDYLEHMDVDLLSNPITTVASESTFSIGSRILNKYRNRLWPENVEAIICTSS; the protein is encoded by the exons ATGGATGAAGAATGTAATATGCCTATTTATGAGTTTGAATTGGAGGAAGATGATAATACTGAGAAACAATCTAAAATTGTTGAAcctgaaaaaaagaaaagggatAAGACTAGCACATCTAATTGTTGGAG AAACACTGTTAAGGCTGATATTGGGAGAATgtatatgaaagaaaaaataattcttaaggAATTGATTGCTTCCATTCCTAGTAGGATATGCTTAACTTCTGATTTATGGACATCTATTAATATTGAGGGTTTCATATCATTGACTTCACATTTTGTTGACCTGAATCGGAAGTTAAATACCAAGCTACTAAACTTTTGTCATATGCCTCCCCCTTACACAG GATTAAAGGTGCTTGGTGATGCTTTGGACCAAATTAGAAATAGCATCAAGTATGTGAAGGGTTCGGAAAGTAGAATGGTGAAATTTAAACAATGCTTTGAAAGGTTTAGTGATATTGATGCATCATCTGGGTTGTGTCTTGATGTCCCTACAAGATGGAACTCCACTTATTTGATGATTAATAGTGCTCTTAAATATCAACGTGTTTTTGGAAGCTTGCATTTGGTTGATGAATCTTATAAATATTGCCCTACAGAGGAAGAGTGGGAGAGAGCTGGAAAAATTTGCAAGTTCTTGTTACCCTTTTATGAAATCACTAACTTGATTTCTGCTACAAGTTATCCTACTTCCAACttgtattttttacaattttggAAAATTCAATGTTTATTGATGAAAAATGTGAAGGATGAAGATGTACTAATTAAGAACATGGCTAAATTGATGATAGTAAAGTTTGAGAAATATTGGGATGAATATAGCGTTGTAATTGCATTTGGTGCAACTTTAGACCCAAGGATGAAGTTAGAAACATTGGGATTTTGCTTTGAAAAAATTGATTCACTTACTTGGGAACTAAAATTGGAAAAGATCAAGGAAAAAATTTACAAACTTTTTGCTGAATATTCTACCAAAGGTTTCACAACATCATCAAGTGTTCAAAAGCAAAAGCAAGGACAATCTTCATTCTCATCATCTATGTCTAAACCAAGTCTTTTTTAT GAATTAAAAATGCGCAAGCTTCAAGTAGCTAATAAAGCAGGAAGGTCACAACTTGACACTTATTTGGATGAACCAACTTTGGATTTTGACTATTTAGAGCATATGGATGT AGATTTGTTGAGCAACCCTATAACCACAGTTGCATCAGAATCTACATTTAGCATTGGTTCTCGAATTCTTAACAAGTATAGAAATCGACTTTGGCCTGAAAACGTGGAAGCAATCATTTGTACTTCTAGTTGA